In Acidianus brierleyi, one genomic interval encodes:
- a CDS encoding helix-turn-helix transcriptional regulator, which yields MKLPKDYRLNDRDLLVLKAIKDGKIILSEIMKYTNLPKTTAYRRVKKLVSLGYVKEVKKEGKIFYIANEENQ from the coding sequence GTGAAACTTCCAAAGGATTATCGGCTTAATGATAGAGATTTGTTAGTATTAAAAGCAATAAAAGATGGTAAAATAATTTTATCTGAAATTATGAAATATACTAATTTACCTAAAACTACTGCATATAGGAGAGTAAAGAAATTGGTTAGTCTTGGTTATGTAAAAGAAGTTAAAAAAGAAGGGAAAATATTCTATATCGCCAATGAGGAAAACCAATAA
- a CDS encoding MFS transporter, giving the protein MKPFYFLDNLKWNTFMTKNTIITGMGVFTVGYEGTAISLTLLITLSSLHVSSSEKPLFEGLLVSTGYIGMVIGGLIFGILSNKGRKKYYGIDVLLMGIGSILQFFVNNSYELFLLRTIIGIGVGADFVLSPVIIAENFNALDRGKAIAIGRVIMITLGDIAASLVFLSLLLSHVSTSLLWRITLSLGVIPALSVFYFRRRLPDTVRYIGRIKGDINELKNAVIKITGRNEVNVNVTIDRTPAFVYFRRNWKFFLTSALLWALLDLNIGIKEFGPTLIARQIGITDPAVYKIITDLAFALPGAFLGIILIDRSRKITQSISLISLIIVLTSFVALRGILPDVFLFLIISSYYFVYNIGAHPIIGTGLPAIELSPTKVRSFVQGIVVATAKSGGAIGTLLFPILFHKYGLIGALLPSIAIYLIMLALFTLVLPETGRKSLEETSREIESEEKIK; this is encoded by the coding sequence ATGAAACCTTTCTACTTTTTAGACAATTTAAAATGGAATACTTTCATGACTAAAAATACAATAATTACTGGAATGGGAGTTTTTACCGTAGGCTATGAAGGAACAGCAATATCTTTAACCCTCTTAATTACGTTATCTTCACTTCACGTTAGTAGTAGTGAAAAACCTCTATTTGAAGGCCTTTTAGTTTCGACTGGATATATTGGTATGGTAATAGGAGGCTTAATATTTGGCATATTATCTAACAAAGGTCGGAAGAAATATTATGGAATAGATGTTCTCCTTATGGGAATAGGATCTATTCTTCAATTTTTTGTTAATAATTCCTATGAACTTTTCTTATTAAGAACAATAATAGGAATAGGCGTAGGTGCAGATTTTGTACTTTCACCAGTAATTATAGCAGAAAATTTTAATGCATTAGATAGAGGAAAGGCAATTGCAATAGGAAGAGTGATAATGATAACTCTTGGCGATATTGCTGCATCTTTAGTTTTTCTTTCTCTACTTTTGTCACACGTCTCTACATCCTTGTTATGGAGAATAACCTTATCCTTAGGAGTTATACCTGCGTTAAGCGTATTTTATTTTAGAAGAAGATTGCCGGATACCGTAAGGTATATAGGTAGAATAAAAGGGGATATAAACGAGCTTAAGAATGCTGTAATTAAGATAACTGGAAGAAATGAAGTAAACGTAAACGTAACAATAGATAGGACTCCTGCATTCGTATATTTTAGAAGAAACTGGAAGTTCTTCTTAACTTCTGCACTTCTTTGGGCACTACTAGATCTTAATATAGGCATAAAGGAATTCGGTCCAACTTTAATAGCTAGGCAAATAGGAATTACAGACCCCGCAGTATATAAGATAATTACAGATTTAGCGTTTGCCTTGCCTGGAGCATTTTTAGGTATAATATTAATTGACAGAAGCAGGAAAATCACTCAGTCAATTTCTTTAATTTCACTAATTATAGTATTAACATCTTTTGTGGCATTAAGAGGAATTTTACCAGACGTGTTTCTATTTCTTATAATCTCTAGTTACTATTTTGTTTATAATATTGGTGCTCATCCTATTATAGGTACTGGATTGCCTGCTATAGAACTATCACCTACCAAGGTTAGGAGTTTCGTTCAGGGAATAGTTGTAGCAACTGCAAAATCTGGAGGAGCAATAGGTACTTTATTATTTCCAATATTGTTCCACAAATACGGGCTTATAGGTGCTTTATTGCCATCAATAGCCATATATCTTATTATGCTAGCCCTATTCACATTAGTGCTACCAGAAACAGGCAGAAAGTCTCTTGAAGAGACGTCAAGAGAAATAGAAAGTGAAGAGAAAATAAAGTAA